The following are encoded in a window of bacterium SCSIO 12643 genomic DNA:
- the tsaB gene encoding tRNA (adenosine(37)-N6)-threonylcarbamoyltransferase complex dimerization subunit type 1 TsaB, which produces MATILNIETSTTVCSVAIGINGKLCAAHEINDGYSHAEQLEGLIEKSLVDAQLSIKDIDAISVSKGPGSYTGLRIGVSLVKGLCYGLKIPMISVPTLEAMANHPDVVGFGGLKVPMLDARRMEVYTCVLNADNSVKEETKALVLESDSFEEILEQSQTVFFGPGMDKSKSLYADHSSVTFIDDVFPSARFMIPISEQKFLNENFEDVAYFEPFYLKDFVAGKPKKML; this is translated from the coding sequence ATGGCTACAATCTTAAATATTGAAACTTCCACAACAGTTTGTTCGGTGGCTATTGGAATAAATGGTAAGCTTTGTGCTGCCCATGAAATAAACGATGGGTATTCCCATGCGGAGCAACTGGAGGGCTTAATAGAAAAGTCTTTAGTTGATGCGCAATTGTCCATAAAAGATATTGACGCAATATCAGTGAGTAAAGGTCCGGGATCATATACGGGTTTAAGAATAGGGGTTTCATTGGTAAAAGGTTTGTGTTATGGTCTCAAAATACCAATGATTTCTGTTCCTACATTAGAAGCCATGGCAAATCATCCCGATGTAGTTGGATTTGGCGGATTAAAAGTCCCAATGTTGGATGCCAGACGAATGGAAGTTTATACCTGTGTATTGAATGCCGACAATTCGGTAAAGGAAGAAACAAAGGCCCTGGTATTGGAGTCAGATTCATTTGAGGAGATACTGGAACAAAGTCAAACTGTTTTTTTTGGGCCTGGAATGGATAAAAGCAAGTCTCTTTATGCAGACCATTCATCGGTTACATTTATTGATGACGTATTCCCTTCAGCCAGGTTTATGATTCCAATTTCGGAGCAGAAATTTTTAAATGAAAATTTTGAAGATGTGGCCTATTTTGAACCTTTCTATTTAAAAGATTTTGTTGCTGGGAAGCCTAAAAAAATGTTGTAA
- a CDS encoding TolC family protein yields the protein MTKYLLIISFLLNGFISLAQEVWSLEKCVQYALENNLDVRQAELNVENAQTGVMQSRSQFLPSVNASAYYGYNFGQRIDPFTNQFAQSTVNTGNFNLSANWTLFSGLQNLNALTQSQYDEKASDFAYKNAQYLTSLAVTTSFLQILFNEETLGVAEKQLEITAQQVDRTRKLVNAGSAPQGSLYDIEAQYAREELAKVNADNQVVLAYLSLKQLLRLPGDFNMKVLVPSKYDSSALALPKSLDAVIQTAYDSYPSIKSNEYSLLSAEKQISLSNGAMIPRLTLSGSLGTGYSGNATDVIGQTFEGNRPIGFVENSNDIVLSPSYSTQTRTQGFGDQVTNNFNQSLGLSLNIPIFNRMNNRAAVNRAKVNYAIQENNLEKEKQKVRQDIEKAYADALAAYKSYMSTEKGLKSLEEAFNYAQKRFDVGMINAVDYNVAKTNLYRAQSDLVKAKFDYIFRMKILDFYQGKSLTL from the coding sequence ATGACAAAATACCTTCTTATCATCTCATTCCTATTGAATGGATTTATCTCTTTAGCCCAGGAAGTTTGGAGTTTGGAAAAATGTGTGCAATATGCATTGGAAAATAACCTGGATGTGCGTCAGGCAGAATTGAATGTTGAGAATGCACAAACTGGTGTGATGCAATCCAGGAGTCAGTTTTTACCTAGTGTAAATGCATCGGCATACTATGGATATAACTTTGGTCAACGTATTGACCCATTTACGAATCAATTCGCTCAAAGTACAGTAAATACAGGGAATTTTAATTTGTCAGCCAATTGGACGCTTTTTTCAGGATTACAAAACCTGAATGCATTGACGCAAAGTCAATATGATGAAAAAGCATCTGATTTTGCATACAAAAACGCACAATATTTGACCAGTTTAGCGGTAACGACATCTTTTTTGCAAATTCTATTTAATGAAGAAACCTTAGGGGTAGCTGAGAAGCAATTGGAAATTACTGCGCAGCAGGTTGATCGTACGAGAAAACTGGTAAATGCGGGTAGCGCTCCGCAGGGAAGTTTATACGATATTGAAGCACAATATGCTCGGGAAGAGCTTGCAAAAGTGAATGCTGATAACCAGGTAGTTTTAGCGTATTTGTCGCTGAAACAATTGTTGCGTCTCCCGGGAGACTTTAACATGAAGGTGTTGGTACCCTCTAAATATGACAGTAGCGCTTTGGCACTTCCTAAAAGTTTAGATGCGGTAATTCAAACTGCGTATGATTCATATCCAAGTATTAAAAGTAATGAGTATTCATTACTAAGTGCTGAAAAACAAATCAGCTTATCAAATGGAGCAATGATCCCAAGATTAACATTAAGTGGATCTTTAGGTACGGGTTATTCAGGAAATGCAACAGACGTAATTGGGCAAACTTTTGAGGGAAACAGACCCATAGGTTTTGTGGAAAACTCTAATGATATTGTTTTGAGTCCATCATATTCAACCCAAACAAGAACACAAGGTTTTGGTGATCAGGTGACAAACAACTTTAACCAATCTTTAGGTTTAAGCTTAAATATCCCAATTTTCAATAGAATGAATAATCGCGCAGCTGTGAATAGGGCTAAAGTGAACTATGCGATTCAGGAAAACAATCTGGAAAAAGAGAAACAAAAAGTAAGACAGGATATTGAAAAAGCTTACGCAGATGCGTTAGCAGCTTATAAAAGTTATATGTCTACGGAGAAAGGCTTGAAGTCATTAGAGGAAGCATTTAATTATGCGCAAAAGAGGTTTGATGTCGGGATGATTAATGCGGTAGATTATAATGTGGCGAAAACCAATTTGTATAGAGCGCAGAGTGATCTGGTTAAAGCAAAATTCGATTACATTTTTAGAATGAAAATATTAGACTTCTACCAAGGGAAGTCATTGACATTATAA
- a CDS encoding HlyD family secretion protein: MNKRNILIGVGVLIFGVLSFLVVKKSKESNAKYTVTSTEIVKGKIVETVSATGRIQPEREVKISPEVPGEIIELPVVEGMKVSTGDLLVKINPDLYLASVSRAQAGLNSAKANMANSRARLTQSKARFINADENYKRQLQLNKDGVVSDSDFDRVKSEFEVAKAEVSAAEESVKAAEFNVKSAQATVKEANDNLKRTTIYAPMNGTVSKLNVELGERVVGTAQMAGTELMRVADLTQMEVHVEVNESDIVRVKVGDQATVEVDAYLNRKFTGVVKEIANSSASSNIQSTNEITVFNVEISIDRASYEDLIDPKNPHLSPFRPGMSANVEILTNERDNIVMVPIQSVTIRPDSSENVMRTVKINLEEYEDDELFEVIFVLEDGEAVMKKVKTGIQDTKNIEIVEGVSEGETVISGPYSIVSNKLLHGDKVEIKSKEDLYKSDSDEK, encoded by the coding sequence ATGAATAAAAGAAATATATTAATTGGAGTAGGAGTCCTGATTTTCGGTGTGCTTTCGTTCCTTGTTGTAAAAAAATCTAAAGAGAGCAATGCCAAGTATACGGTAACTTCTACAGAGATTGTTAAAGGAAAGATTGTTGAAACGGTTTCAGCTACAGGTAGAATTCAACCGGAAAGAGAGGTAAAGATCAGTCCGGAAGTTCCTGGAGAGATCATTGAATTACCTGTTGTGGAAGGTATGAAAGTTTCCACGGGAGATTTATTGGTTAAAATTAATCCGGATTTATATCTGGCATCCGTTAGTCGTGCCCAGGCAGGATTAAATTCTGCGAAAGCCAATATGGCTAATTCCAGAGCAAGGTTAACACAATCTAAGGCGAGGTTTATAAATGCTGATGAGAACTATAAACGTCAATTGCAGCTGAATAAAGACGGTGTTGTTTCCGATTCAGATTTTGATCGTGTGAAGAGTGAATTTGAAGTGGCAAAGGCTGAAGTGTCTGCAGCTGAAGAGAGTGTTAAAGCAGCAGAGTTTAATGTGAAAAGCGCACAGGCTACTGTGAAAGAAGCTAATGATAATTTAAAACGTACGACTATCTATGCACCAATGAATGGGACGGTATCCAAATTGAATGTTGAACTTGGAGAGAGAGTGGTAGGGACTGCGCAAATGGCGGGAACAGAATTGATGCGCGTGGCAGATTTAACTCAAATGGAAGTTCACGTTGAGGTAAATGAAAGCGATATTGTGAGGGTAAAAGTAGGAGATCAGGCTACGGTCGAAGTGGATGCATATCTAAATAGAAAGTTTACCGGAGTGGTGAAAGAAATAGCGAATTCTTCAGCATCATCTAATATTCAATCTACGAATGAGATTACCGTATTTAATGTTGAAATTAGTATTGATCGAGCATCGTATGAAGATTTAATTGATCCTAAAAATCCGCATTTAAGTCCTTTCCGCCCGGGTATGTCGGCTAATGTTGAAATTTTAACCAATGAAAGAGATAATATTGTGATGGTCCCTATTCAATCTGTTACCATTCGCCCTGATAGTTCTGAGAACGTAATGAGAACGGTTAAAATTAATCTCGAAGAATATGAGGATGATGAATTGTTTGAGGTGATTTTTGTCTTGGAAGATGGCGAAGCGGTAATGAAAAAAGTGAAAACTGGAATTCAGGATACTAAAAATATAGAGATTGTGGAAGGAGTAAGTGAAGGAGAAACTGTTATTTCAGGACCGTATTCTATTGTCTCCAATAAATTGCTCCATGGGGATAAGGTGGAAATTAAGAGTAAAGAGGATCTTTATAAAAGTGATTCGGACGAAAAATAA